GGACCCGAACCTGCAGGAGCAGTTCGTCTTCGTGGAGTTTACAGGTGAGAGGAGTTCAAGAACCTTCACCTTTCTCCAGACTCAAATGATGTAAAACTTGTTGGACGTCCCAGATGTTGATTATGTCTGAGACACACCTTCATGTTTATCGTTTATTCTGTTGTGGAAAATGGGAAACAGAAGTCAGGTTTCACAGCCTTTTGTTACATGCAGACCACCTCAGACCACATTAGGTCACTTGAGACCACCACATGGGAAACCACTACATATGTCCTGGTCAGATCGTCGTTTTACGGAGTCTTTCAAACAGTCTCTGCTTTGTTAAAGCTTTACTCTGTTTGAGAAGATGCCAAAACAGGGAGATGATGGGTAGAAGTTTAGACCTGGTCTGATGTGGTCCATATGCCACAGAGAGCTGTAAAacctgtgacatttttctgaagTTTCCCTTTAAGTCCAGCGTGCTCAGGTGAGACTGTGGTACAGGTGATGTGCAGGTGAGGCCCTGAGGTGAcgcctcttcttcttttgtccTGGTTCAGATCCAGAAGACGACCCCCAACAGGAGGAGAGACGAATCCTCCATCAGTTCAGGGCTGcctctgctgctggttctcctggttctgctgctggttctcctggttctgctgttggttctcctggttctgctgctggttctgctgcCCAATTGACCCCTCATAAGCACCTGCGGTCTCTGGAGCATCAGCTGCAGGTGTTAAGGTCTGGGGATCAGCAGGAGGCGGAGCTAGACTCCCTCATCCAGTTCCAGGATGTGGACTTCCTGCTGGATGACAGCGTCACAGccacaaagaagaagaagaagaaggaggctGGAGGGGGGAAAGGAGAACACAAAATCTTCGGGACCCCTGACGTTGACGAGCCGGTCAGCAACACCTGCTGCCAGGGCTGCGGCGCCCTGCTGCACTGCACCTCCACCGCCGTGCCTGGATACCTGCCCAGCGAGAAGTtcaaggagctgcagcaggaggggCGTCTGGGTGGGGCCACCTGCCAGCGCTGCCACCTGCTGACCCACCACCACCAGGCGCTGAACCTGCAGCTGCCCAGAGAGCAGTACAAGGACGTGGTGCGGCAGGTCCGGGCCCACAAGGCGCTGGTGCTGCTCGTGGTGGACCTGCTGGACCTACCTGACTCTATCATCCCCGACCTGCCCGAGCTGGTGGGGGCCAACAAACACATTGTTGTCCTTGGCAACAAAGTCGACCTGCTGCCCGCAGACGCGCCCAACTACCTACAGCGCATCAAGCGGCAGCTGCTGCAGTACTGCCAGGACTCTGGCTTCGCCGCCCAAGTGACCGACGTGCACCTGATCAGCGCTAAGACCGGCTTCGGTGTGGAAGGCCTGATCTCCAGCCTGCAGCGGTCCTGGAAGTACAAAGGTGACGTGTACCTGGTGGGCTGCGCCAACGCCGGCAAGTCCACGCTTTTCAACACGCTGCTCGAGTCCGACTACTGCAAGTCCAGAGCCGCCGACGTCATCCACAAGGCCACCATCTCGCCCTGGCCCGGTCAGAACCACACTCCACTCACTAGTCCTTCTATTTAATGTTCGCCTCCCGTCACACACAGACAGGATGCAGCGTTCAGTCTGAACACGTTCATATATCAGCAGGCTAGTcacaaacagctgctgctaaccctctgaacacctGGCTCATTCTagctcactgtgggttcatttttcactacagtataaagtcctgcacctctatgaacacGGCACAAccatgaaggagagagagctCAGGAATGTCTTGCTGCTGCAGTAAGACACCATTAGCATTAAAGAAATTCGAAAAAAGATAAATGTAGACGTCCTGGAATCagcatgtccaacatttttccaagtgtccgtAGATGTTCCTGACACTGGAAGACACAGAGGCCCACACATTAGAGATATTTAACgacatacatttttacagcctctggAGTTTTCTTTACATCCTCCAACAACTCGCTCTTCTGTGAACTGTTCTAttagccatgctgcatttatttatttttttaggagTCTGTTTAGCGCAAATGAATGGTGGATTTTTTTGAGAAGTTTTTAGAGagcataaagtgattttgatgaagtaTGAGgatttttagctcatatttggTTTTTCCTGAAGGAGCTACACATCATAGATGACACATTCAAATGCTGTCGGAAAGCTgataatcagaaaatatttcCTTGTTTCTGGTTGCTAAAGGTTTGGAgcttttttggcagattttggggttcagagggttaataaaatCTGCCAtgtacactcccctccaaaagtactggaacagtgaggccagttcctttatttttgctgtagacatttgggtttgacaaaAGAAGAGACTGAAGGGAGGAACACcccaaaacaaagaacaactgAAGAAGCTGAggtgaaagcctggaaaagcatcaTGAAAGAAGAATGCTaaagtttggtgatgtcagtggGTCACAGGATTGATGCAGTTATTAACTGAATATTAAGTCGTACTCACTTTAAACTAGTTTCAGTTTATCTGTTCCAGTACGTTTATTCACCTAAAACTTTGCTGTTCCGTTACAAAAAaatgctatcttctaagttgtgtatcagatccagatgtacacacctggaaataaaaagctgaaatggtctcatattcatcgtttgatgtcaaacccaaatgttttcagtctacagcagaGATAAAGGAACTGGCCTCACTGTTGCAGTACTGATGGAGGGGAGTGTATATTTCCAGCAGCTCATTTTAGTTTCCAGTTTTTGGATCTTGGTTCATGTTCAGTTGTCTTCTTGTCTCATTGTCCACTGAAATACTGTTTAAATGAAGTGCAGACACTCACCTGCTTCTTGTCTTTGGTTTCATTGCTGTCATTCTGCGTTCAGGGACAACTCTGAACCTGCTGAAGTTCCCCATCATCAATCCGACTCCGTACAGGATGTTCCGGCGACAGCAGCGTCTGCAGGAGGTGTTGCAGCAGACGGAGGAGGAGCTGTCGCAGGACGAGCTGCGGCGGATGCAGCGCCTCAGCAAACAGGGATACCTGGTGGGTCGGGTCGGCAGAACGTTCCGAACCAACGCATCCCCGTCGGAGGAGATCCAGTTCGATCCTGACAGTCTGGCGTTTGGAGAAGACGGAGAGCCGACGGCGACAGGTGAGCAGAGATCTGATAGAAGCCGGTGGAGTTGTGGAGCTCAGATGGAGACCAGGTGTTCTGCAGAGAAACAGGTGATCTGAGTGGAGCTCCTTCCTTCTGCACCTTTCCAATCATTCATGGTGTGTCTGCTCCAGGATAAGTCTGACAGTATGATGGGCCTCTTGTAGATTGTTGTTTCTAATGGCTGACTGCAGCTGTGATGAGGTCCAGTCGTGGTACCTGCTGAGGAGATGTGGTGGTAGAGCTGAAACCTTTGGCTGGGTAGGGTTAGCTCCCTGTCTGATCGGCTTTTCAGTCCTGTCGTTTCTCTCTGGATGGTTCAGATATCCTCCTGGGGTTGTTTGTCTCAGGTTTTAGTATTTGTAACTTAGGTATACACTCATGTGTACAACATGTCAAATTTGAGATCCTAGTTCCTGAAAGAATTCAAACCCTGATAATTCCTGCagcatcattttctgtcacgTAGAAAAGATAAATGTTGGATACCAAGATTACAGATGATCATTTTGTCCCAATCTGAGGACGGAAACAGGCAGAAAGAACAAGTTGACATTTATGATGCTcacaaataatggaaaaaagtaCAGTATAAAATGTgtaatctggacccacctctatgtacTTCAGGGACCTGTAACTGataatattcatagtatgaaggtacaTTTTTCCCTGATTTCATAAAATCTACTAAATTATTGTACATTAGGACATTAGGAGTTGATTCTAGTGAAGTTGGGAACATTTCCTCAGGATGCTTTGatgttctgtgtctgtttctaAGTGAAAGTCCAGCTGTTGCAGCTCTGCAGGCTGGAACACCTCTGACCTCTGTGTGACCTTCCAGCTCCCAGCAGGCCGAGCAGCGAGCTGACCCACAATGAGCTGAAGGACACACACTGGCTCTACGACACGCCGGGAATCATGAAGGAGCTCGATGTGAGATCATTAGAACTGTTTCCTCCATCTCTTTTATCACACAGttcaaccctctgaatcccTACACTCTCTGAACCTCAAACCTGCCAGCAGCTCTGAAAAGCTCGTTGTCTCGTCATCCACAGAATGATAGAAACCGTAGTggatcatcagattttcaactttccaaaacTCAAACTCAAActtaaatttgtcatttttgacatgtGGTTCCATTAAATTCTGGCCTTAATATTGTAATACTTAATCAGAAATCACTTTATTATACATGTATTGTTTTACACTTCATCAAAAATAAGCCAGTGATTCTAACTAgtttctgtcaaaaaacaaaatattcttcTCAGCACAACTAATACAtccattaaatgttttttgggttttttgcaaaattgtgtcatttctaactgtaacagaagacatttctaagttctcTCTACTGTAGTCATGAATATGCTGAGAAAAATAAgcttacagtaaaaaaaactaagacaAGAGCTCAGAGGGCTTAAAGACTGAATAACTTCTCCAGGTGTCCACACTGATTTCCAGCTGTTTAACACTGAACCTCCCCTTCATGTCTGAATGTCCACATGATGCTGTGATcaaacctctctctctctctctctctctgtcttacTGCGTGAATGTCTCTCGGCCAGATCCTCAGCCTGCTGACTGAACACGAGGTGAAGTTGGTGGTTCCCACGCAGGCCATCATCCCACGGACGTTCGTGTTGAAGCCCGGCACCAGTTTGTTCATTGGAGCACTGGCCAGGATTGACTACCTGCAGGTCAGAACTACAGACCAAAGAAGGGACACTTTGTTACATCAACCTCTACAGATGGagcacatggaaaaaaaacgcAGCTGTTGCAGTTTGAAACTAAAATTGTACTTAAAAGTTTGTTAAAGAACGTGAAAAGTAGCCAGATTAATGTttggagcacattctttggagCAAGATGAATTTGTTGGGTTCAGATGGGGTTCAACATGTTTGGAGTTAAGCTAGCCaggtgaatgcatagtcctgacagtgaggcacagaggtgggagtgtgatgctGTGAGGGTGCATGAGTTCAAAAGGTGCTGAAGAGATGATACTTGTAGATGtaacatgaatgtctgtggatgaCAAGATGACCCCCAGTCTGAAAGAAAAGTCACATTTCAGCATGATGCCACACTGCCAACATCTGAAATAGTTCTCCTCATTGTCATTCAGATTTTGTGCAGCCGATTTACATGGTCAGACTGATCAGTCTTGTCTTCTTTGTGATTGGTGAGTTACTGATCAGCTGATAGTGTCTTCTGCAGGGACAGACGTCGTGCTGGTTCTCAGTCGTGGCCTCCAGTAGGGTTCCAGTTCACGTCACCAGCCTGGAAAAAGCCGATGGCATCTATGAGAAGCATGCAGGACACGTCCTGCTGGGGGTGAGTCACATGGTTGGAGGGGTCACATGGTCGGATGGGGTCACATGGTCGGATGGGGTCACATGGTCTGTTGGTGCATTCAGGTGCCTGTCGGAGGTTTGGAGAGGATGAAGGAGTTTCCAGCGTTGGTTCCCCAGGAGGTCAGAGTTGAGGGACGAGGACAACTGGAggctgctgctgacatcacaCTGTCATCTGCAGGTACGCtcacctgtctgcctgtcctcctgtctcatctatctgtctgtctgccttccCCGTCTTTCTCACCTGTCTCTGTCCCTTTGCAGGCTGGGTAGCAGTGACGGCGGTGGAGGGCGATCAGCTGCTGTTGAAGGTTCACGGTCCACAGACGGCAGGTTTCAGTGTGAGGACACCGCCGCTGCTTCCTCACATCATTTCTCTGAAAGGACAACGTATCCCCAAGTCTGTCGCCTACAAACCACTGAAAGCTGCAGGACTGCTGGACAGAGGACTGTCAGTGAGCAGCGCCAAGACACCACAGcttaagaagaagaagaaaaagaactgaGTGGTGTCCAGAGGCTGCAGCTCAAGAAAAGGAACTGAGGGCTGTGGTCTTTACAGTCAGAACAAGACAGGTTTCTGGTTATATCATATTTTATCTTCAATGACAGTAAAGTCACACGTTTATAAcatgaacttgtttttcttgacCTGATGTAGCAGCAACACATTGCTGTTCTCATATTTAAAACTTTACCGGCAGGTTTgaagacacttttttttaaaaaaaacctttgcaGCTGTTTCATGATCTGTGAATGCCTCATCCTTTTCCTCTTTATCAAATCTGAACTTTAACTGAACGTGTGATATTTAATaccacttcattctacatgtctcatttaaaaattctcaaGAGACAAAGTAAAATCAAATATACAGGATCAATAAAATcagtgcagcatggctcagaaacagtgaacagaggagcaagttgttggagatccatccagcatggtgaaacatctttctacagatgatgagcacaGAAGAGAGAAGttgtctggagaggaaacatggataTAGTTAAATACCTGTTGTATGTGGAGCTTCTattgtttttccagtgttggtaaaacTGGTAGatgctttgaaaaatgttggacatgtttcaagagttttttttttttttttacatatttgtaaaCATTCAATTTATTCCTTtgttctgatttttgtcatcctttgtcatgctgcacagaagacatttatgAGTTCTCTCTCGtcttggttgttctgtttccatgtgtttccatggagctgcaggactttatactgtagTGAGGAAAACGAGACAAACAGCTGAGTTTGAATAAGTTTATTTCAAAAGAGCAGAGTACAGTATGCTTCAGATGAACTGTTAGTTTTAAGTTGAAGAGCTCCTACTACTGCGACTCAGTGAATCGTCATCCTGACATGTTCCATATGTTACTGGGAACCTAAAGAGTGAAGCTGgtgttcttttatttcttctgtttcatCACCCAGAACAGCAGActgcttgtgtttgttctgCTCTGAGTCTGTGATTCGTCCCATTTATTGCAGGATGGGTTTAGTGTCCTTtgtaatgaaagaaaagataaaataacatCAGCTACATGGTCAGAAACATGTGAGCTAATATGTTAAACCTTTAAGGGCTGACAAACTGTTCTTCAATGAAAACACTGTAGAAATGTACAGACAGAAGAAACGCTTTGGCATCTCGACTAAAAGGAATATTGCACCGAGGTATTTACAAGGAAACCAGTTATTTCTTTAGGCCAAATACAGACTGAAGTTATGATCAGGCTAAGGATTTAACCACCTCAGCTGCTAAGAAGTACAGTTTGATGTGTGATCGCATCAAACCAACCACACTTCAGGTTTCATCCACAGGCTGAAGCTGTGAACCAACAAATACTTTCAACTTTTCTGTTCACCTAAAACCACCCcagaagcaaaacacaaaaccatcTGTAACTTTTCTGAAGATTTTAACTGTCAAACGACAAGAAATACAACAACTGAAACAATTTAAAGAGaagcaataaaaagaaacaatacaATGTCTCACGGTACATAGAGTTGATTGTCAAAGgcactgaatgtttttaaaaagggaaattTTTGACGTTCACACAGACTGTACAACTGGCAGTTTGTAACAGAACTCAGAAAGCAGGTCAACACtcaatttaaaaatttgcccaaaataaaGTGTTTACTTAGTTcttataaaaaccaaaaacttcTTCTCTCCCCAGCACAAGTGAATctccatgactgactcagctgtgagttttcaggtgaactgcaggcagtgtttccacagagcttcGCACAGAacaagagagaggaaaagaaagccTACTGGGTCAAtagaataaatgcagcatggctctaaaacagtgaacagaggacacgttcagcatggtgaaacatctctctacagctgatgaaagaacagtgaaaaacaaaaatgtaaacagttaaatatctacagtttaATGAGCCtctattttttccagtgtggggaacacttggaaaaatgttggacatgttgattccagttttttttcatacaattaaagaaatgtttctctgcttttttttcctgacttcGTCTCATTTTAATTGTGTCATACCACAAGGAACACATTTCTAAGTTCATTCTCCGTCTAGTCATGTTGTGTTGCTTCCATAggggtgcaggactttatactgagCTTGCAGtgatgagaaataaaaaaggagttcagagggttaccCAGTAGAACAGTTCCATCTCCAGATGTTGAGCTGtgatcatgaaatatttgatatGATGATAAACTTCATTGAGAGAAATGATGAAAATCTTACAAAGCTGATGCACCAAATcagcattttcaaaaaacacatgagatagatgatgatgatgtcataGCGTGTCCAGAGACTGAATCTCTGCAGTTGAT
This Amphiprion ocellaris isolate individual 3 ecotype Okinawa chromosome 13, ASM2253959v1, whole genome shotgun sequence DNA region includes the following protein-coding sequences:
- the noa1 gene encoding nitric oxide-associated protein 1, whose translation is MLKVLQACVRHQVCVRRQVCVRRQVWSSVSSAAQRGSDTAEGRGVTRGGVRSCTVDPNLQEQFVFVEFTDPEDDPQQEERRILHQFRAASAAGSPGSAAGSPGSAVGSPGSAAGSAAQLTPHKHLRSLEHQLQVLRSGDQQEAELDSLIQFQDVDFLLDDSVTATKKKKKKEAGGGKGEHKIFGTPDVDEPVSNTCCQGCGALLHCTSTAVPGYLPSEKFKELQQEGRLGGATCQRCHLLTHHHQALNLQLPREQYKDVVRQVRAHKALVLLVVDLLDLPDSIIPDLPELVGANKHIVVLGNKVDLLPADAPNYLQRIKRQLLQYCQDSGFAAQVTDVHLISAKTGFGVEGLISSLQRSWKYKGDVYLVGCANAGKSTLFNTLLESDYCKSRAADVIHKATISPWPGTTLNLLKFPIINPTPYRMFRRQQRLQEVLQQTEEELSQDELRRMQRLSKQGYLVGRVGRTFRTNASPSEEIQFDPDSLAFGEDGEPTATAPSRPSSELTHNELKDTHWLYDTPGIMKELDILSLLTEHEVKLVVPTQAIIPRTFVLKPGTSLFIGALARIDYLQGQTSCWFSVVASSRVPVHVTSLEKADGIYEKHAGHVLLGVPVGGLERMKEFPALVPQEVRVEGRGQLEAAADITLSSAGWVAVTAVEGDQLLLKVHGPQTAGFSVRTPPLLPHIISLKGQRIPKSVAYKPLKAAGLLDRGLSVSSAKTPQLKKKKKKN